A genome region from Clostridium pasteurianum includes the following:
- a CDS encoding MFS transporter: protein MKEIELDSETKTEKKLWNINFISLLGISTLTFLAFYLVYPLLSKYSIGLGASLSMAGVIVGLFSITALFIGPFGGILTDRTSKKYVMIIGTFINGIATLGYSLAPNIGVVIFFRILHGASFSITSATSVAWAIEFIPKERMGEGIGYLGISQIIATAFGPEIGIEASNKFGISKTFMVSAILIIVAAIFMNFLPNRSKVAKKNAVTKKPSIHLKDIIAFEVLPLSFFGGLFFMGNGLVTSFLVLMGEQRKIAGVGMYFVVNALFLIFTRPISGKLYDKKGLATVLYPALLCGIMEALFLGHGNVLWMIILAAIFKAFGQGFAQPALQAECFHIMGSEKRGLASSTFFIGANVGQGVGPLIGGVVASSLGYKWVFNFSALMLVFGILCFAIYNKKNSLSNCNK from the coding sequence ATGAAGGAAATAGAGTTAGATTCAGAGACAAAAACAGAAAAAAAATTATGGAATATTAATTTTATTAGTTTATTAGGAATCAGTACACTTACATTTTTAGCCTTTTATCTTGTTTATCCGCTGCTGTCAAAGTACTCCATAGGCCTGGGAGCTTCCTTAAGTATGGCAGGTGTAATTGTAGGTCTATTTTCAATTACCGCATTATTTATTGGACCATTTGGTGGAATACTTACTGATAGAACAAGCAAAAAATATGTAATGATAATAGGAACTTTTATAAATGGTATAGCAACCTTAGGCTATAGTTTGGCACCTAATATTGGAGTCGTAATTTTCTTTAGAATACTTCATGGAGCCAGTTTTAGTATTACCAGTGCTACTAGCGTTGCCTGGGCAATAGAGTTTATACCAAAAGAAAGAATGGGCGAAGGCATAGGATACCTTGGAATCAGCCAGATTATTGCAACCGCCTTTGGACCTGAAATAGGAATAGAAGCTTCAAATAAATTTGGAATTTCTAAAACCTTTATGGTATCAGCAATACTTATAATAGTAGCTGCTATTTTTATGAACTTTTTACCTAACAGGAGTAAGGTCGCTAAAAAGAATGCTGTAACCAAAAAACCTTCTATTCATTTAAAAGATATTATAGCATTTGAAGTATTACCATTGTCATTTTTCGGCGGTCTCTTTTTTATGGGAAATGGTCTTGTTACCTCATTTTTGGTTTTAATGGGTGAACAGCGTAAGATAGCTGGAGTTGGAATGTATTTTGTAGTAAATGCATTGTTTCTTATTTTTACAAGACCCATATCTGGAAAACTGTATGATAAAAAAGGACTTGCAACTGTTTTATATCCAGCCTTACTATGCGGCATTATGGAGGCCTTATTTCTAGGTCATGGAAATGTTCTTTGGATGATAATCTTGGCTGCAATTTTTAAAGCATTTGGACAAGGATTTGCTCAGCCTGCACTACAAGCAGAATGTTTTCATATAATGGGAAGTGAAAAGAGAGGATTGGCTTCAAGCACGTTTTTTATTGGTGCTAATGTTGGTCAAGGTGTAGGTCCTTTAATTGGTGGAGTTGTTGCTTCTTCACTTGGATATAAATGGGTCTTTAACTTCAGTGCCTTAATGCTAGTATTTGGAATTTTATGTTTTGCAATATACAATAAGAAAAATTCCCTTTCAAATTGTAATAAATAA
- a CDS encoding MarR family winged helix-turn-helix transcriptional regulator, whose translation MNNKAIDLIGLNGCLYRCAQTYFDRELKKFNLSMATYPYVLSLSKNEGINQNEISRKLYVDKSMSAKSIKKLISLGYVHKKEDKEDARAYKLYLTDKAKDIIPQILEVRDRWIDILSQGSDDEKIETSIDFLWKALENGKDELSN comes from the coding sequence ATGAATAATAAAGCAATAGATTTAATTGGATTAAACGGCTGTTTATATAGATGTGCCCAAACTTATTTTGATAGAGAGCTTAAAAAATTTAATCTTTCAATGGCAACTTATCCATATGTACTTTCATTAAGCAAAAATGAAGGAATAAATCAAAATGAAATAAGTAGAAAGCTTTATGTAGATAAGTCTATGTCTGCTAAATCTATTAAAAAGTTAATAAGTCTTGGATATGTACACAAAAAAGAAGACAAAGAAGATGCGAGGGCATATAAGCTTTACTTAACAGATAAAGCAAAAGACATAATTCCGCAAATACTAGAAGTTAGAGATAGATGGATTGATATTCTGTCACAAGGTAGTGATGATGAAAAAATAGAAACTTCTATAGATTTCTTGTGGAAGGCTTTGGAAAACGGGAAAGATGAGCTGTCAAACTAA
- a CDS encoding MFS transporter gives MKESEEVEKLWNSSYILMLIINALIFIGFTMMTPVLPKYAISLGATMSLAGLIAGVFAITSIAIRPFAGFSTDKFNKKKLLIISTIFLSLSALGLRISNNMYALFFFRIVQGISFSMSVTVNNALATKYIPKDKIGEGIGFLGLGYIFATAISPNLGLKISSGFGFKYVFYASCVIIMIAVFLITRIPYKEPIKETSSASKFQIKIDDFFDKRLIIFAVLACLFTFMNGAIGSFLALIGDERHISNIGYYFTVNAIVILIIRPISGKVLDKKGLGIIAFPAFILAIVAAVLLGSSKSLWMILLAAIFYGIGQSSLSPALQATCVKKLGPSRVGVATSTYFIGYDAGQGLGPIIGGTIAGKFGLAPLFYSCGAVLFAGVVIYYLYSLGARHKTLKSNENMKNIS, from the coding sequence ATGAAGGAATCAGAGGAAGTAGAAAAGTTGTGGAACTCTTCATATATTTTAATGCTAATAATAAATGCACTAATTTTTATTGGTTTTACTATGATGACACCAGTATTGCCTAAATATGCAATTAGTTTAGGGGCAACTATGTCGCTTGCAGGTTTAATTGCAGGTGTATTTGCCATTACATCCATTGCTATTCGTCCATTTGCAGGATTTTCAACGGATAAATTTAATAAGAAAAAGTTGTTAATTATTTCAACTATTTTTTTGTCTCTTTCTGCACTAGGTTTAAGAATATCAAATAATATGTATGCACTTTTTTTCTTTAGAATTGTTCAAGGTATATCATTTTCTATGAGCGTTACAGTAAATAATGCCCTTGCTACTAAATATATACCCAAGGATAAAATAGGTGAAGGAATAGGATTTTTAGGGTTAGGCTATATTTTCGCAACGGCAATAAGTCCAAATCTTGGTCTTAAAATTTCATCGGGGTTTGGATTTAAATATGTATTTTATGCATCATGTGTTATTATTATGATTGCAGTATTTCTTATAACTAGAATTCCATATAAGGAGCCAATTAAAGAAACTTCTAGTGCAAGTAAATTTCAGATTAAAATTGATGATTTTTTCGATAAAAGATTAATTATTTTTGCTGTTCTTGCTTGTCTATTTACCTTCATGAATGGGGCTATAGGAAGCTTCTTAGCTTTAATAGGTGATGAGAGACATATATCGAACATTGGTTACTATTTCACAGTAAATGCTATTGTAATTCTCATTATTAGACCTATTTCAGGTAAAGTACTTGATAAAAAGGGCCTAGGAATTATAGCATTTCCGGCCTTTATCTTGGCAATAGTAGCAGCAGTATTACTAGGAAGTTCTAAGTCACTTTGGATGATACTTTTGGCAGCAATTTTTTATGGAATTGGACAGAGTTCACTTTCTCCAGCACTGCAAGCTACATGTGTTAAAAAACTGGGACCTAGCCGAGTAGGGGTCGCAACAAGTACTTATTTTATCGGCTATGACGCTGGACAGGGATTAGGACCGATTATAGGTGGGACAATAGCAGGTAAGTTTGGATTAGCGCCTCTTTTTTATAGCTGTGGAGCTGTACTATTTGCTGGAGTAGTTATATACTATTTGTATTCATTAGGGGCAAGGCATAAAACTTTAAAAAGTAATGAAAATATGAAGAATATTAGTTAG